In Piliocolobus tephrosceles isolate RC106 chromosome 12, ASM277652v3, whole genome shotgun sequence, one DNA window encodes the following:
- the PAGE5 gene encoding P antigen family member 5 → MTVVTHAPCCLPSVHAELCEERLCFLYFRDFDSLSLTEAQQVQQSAEEKHQEEEPPNENQGIAPSGEIENEGAPAVQGPDVEAFQQELALLKIEDEPGDGPDVREGTLPTFDPIKCWKQVMGSLRFKPRQMKTETKNVVLMLEI, encoded by the exons ATGACTGTTGTTACGCATGCGCCTTGTTGCCTACCTTCTGTCCACGCAGAGCTTTGCGAGGAGAggttgtgttttctttatttccgCGATTTTGATTCTCTCTCACTGACTGAGGCTCAGCAG GTCCAGCAGTCCGCTGAGGAAAAACATCAAGAAGAGGAACCACCAAATGAAAATCAGGGTATTGCACCTAGTGGGGAGATTGAAAATGAAGGAGCACCTGCTGTTCAAG GGCCTGACGTGGAAGCTTTTCAACAGGAGCTGGCTCTGCTTAAGATAGAGGATGAGCCTGGAGATGGTCCTGATGTCAGGGAGGGGACTCTGCCCACTTTTGATCCTATAAAGTGCTGGAAGCAG gtGATGGGCAGCCTTAGGTTTAAACCAAGACAAATGAAGACTGAAACCAAGAATGTTGTTCTTATGCTGGAAATTTGA